From Bradyrhizobium symbiodeficiens, the proteins below share one genomic window:
- the urtE gene encoding urea ABC transporter ATP-binding subunit UrtE, whose translation MLAISDLHVAYGQSEVLHGLNVKVAPNEIVAIMGRNGMGKTTLMKSLMGILPAKSGSVTMDGAELGGLPSYDRVAKGLAYVPQGRMIFSTMTVKENIETGLVVSGGTEVPADIYELFPVLLEMKGRRGGNLSGGQQQQLAIARALATKPKVLLLDEPTEGIQPSIIKEMARTLKRIRDEKGLSIVVSEQVLSFALDIADRVLVIENGAIVRDDPRDAVDAAQVSKYLSV comes from the coding sequence ATGCTGGCTATTTCTGATCTCCACGTCGCCTACGGCCAGAGCGAGGTGCTGCACGGCCTCAACGTCAAGGTCGCGCCCAACGAGATCGTTGCGATCATGGGCCGCAACGGCATGGGCAAGACCACGCTGATGAAATCGCTCATGGGCATCCTCCCTGCGAAGAGCGGCTCGGTGACCATGGACGGCGCCGAGCTCGGTGGCCTGCCGAGCTATGACCGCGTCGCCAAGGGCCTCGCCTATGTGCCGCAAGGCCGCATGATCTTTTCGACCATGACGGTGAAGGAGAACATCGAGACCGGTCTCGTCGTCTCCGGCGGGACCGAGGTCCCCGCCGATATCTACGAACTATTCCCGGTGCTGCTGGAGATGAAGGGCCGCCGCGGCGGTAATCTTTCCGGCGGACAACAACAGCAGCTCGCCATCGCGCGTGCGCTGGCGACCAAGCCGAAGGTGCTGCTGCTGGATGAGCCCACCGAAGGCATCCAGCCCTCGATCATCAAGGAGATGGCGCGCACGCTGAAGCGCATCCGCGATGAGAAGGGCTTGTCGATCGTCGTGTCCGAGCAGGTCCTGAGCTTCGCGCTCGATATCGCCGACCGCGTGCTGGTCATCGAGAACGGCGCGATCGTGCGCGACGATCCGCGCGACGCCGTCGATGCCGCGCAGGTCTCGAAATATCTGTCCGTCTAA
- the urtD gene encoding urea ABC transporter ATP-binding protein UrtD — translation MLVGHQPKEFLLAVEALTVSFDGFKAVNDLSFYVDENEIRVIIGPNGAGKTTVLDLICGKTKATSGSIQFRGKELTRMKENEIVKTGVGRKFQNPSIYDDLTVFENLEISYPRGRSVFGALTFTRDAAVRDRVHEVAEMIFLKDRLNMSADLLSHGQKQWLEIGMLLIQDPDLLMLDEPVAGMSVSERTKTAELLNRIIKNRSVLVIEHDMKFVEDIAHKVTVLHQGQILSEGTMEKVQNDPKVIEVYLGH, via the coding sequence ATGCTCGTCGGTCACCAGCCCAAGGAATTCCTGCTTGCTGTCGAGGCCCTCACGGTGTCGTTCGACGGGTTCAAGGCGGTCAATGATCTCTCCTTCTACGTCGACGAGAACGAGATCCGCGTCATCATCGGTCCCAACGGTGCCGGCAAGACCACGGTGCTCGACCTGATCTGCGGCAAGACCAAAGCCACGTCGGGTTCGATCCAGTTCCGCGGCAAGGAGCTGACGCGGATGAAGGAGAACGAGATCGTCAAGACCGGCGTCGGCCGCAAGTTCCAGAACCCCTCGATCTACGACGATCTCACGGTGTTCGAGAATCTCGAGATTTCCTATCCGCGCGGACGCTCGGTGTTTGGCGCGCTGACCTTCACCCGCGATGCCGCGGTGCGCGACCGGGTGCACGAGGTCGCCGAAATGATTTTCCTGAAGGATCGGCTGAACATGAGCGCCGATCTGCTCAGCCACGGCCAGAAGCAGTGGCTCGAGATCGGCATGCTGCTGATCCAGGATCCCGACCTTCTGATGCTGGACGAGCCGGTCGCCGGCATGAGCGTGTCCGAGCGCACCAAGACCGCGGAGCTGCTCAATCGCATCATCAAGAACCGCTCGGTGCTGGTGATCGAGCACGACATGAAGTTCGTCGAGGACATCGCGCACAAGGTCACCGTGCTCCACCAGGGCCAGATCCTCTCGGAGGGGACCATGGAGAAGGTGCAGAACGATCCCAAGGTCATCGAAGTCTATCTTGGCCACTAA
- the urtC gene encoding urea ABC transporter permease subunit UrtC, which yields MTDNRFFNRSELIGILVLAVFLVVVLPLTLDVFRLNLVAKYLTYAFVALGLVICWGYGGILSLGQGVFFGLGGYCMAMFLKLEASSVENTKIQSTPGIPDFMDWNQITSLPLFWQPFHSLTFTILAIILVPGIFALIIGTAMFKRRVGGTYFAIITQAVAAILTILIVGQQGYTGGINGMTDLRTLKGWDIRPDHAKVVLYFFEVGCLLVCIMIAQFVRHSKLGRILVAMREKEDRVRFSGYSVANFKIFAFCIAAVFAAIGGAMFALNVGFMSPSFVGIVPSIEMVIYTAVGGRLSILGAVYGTLLVNFAKTSLSETFPELWLFGLGGLFIAVVLAFPNGLAGIWGDYVQPRIDRLMPSRKSKPDGWTDSSVADGAPAE from the coding sequence ATGACCGACAATCGGTTCTTCAATCGATCGGAGCTCATCGGGATTCTCGTGCTCGCGGTCTTCCTGGTGGTGGTGCTGCCGCTCACGCTCGACGTCTTCAGGCTCAATCTGGTCGCGAAATACCTGACCTATGCCTTCGTCGCGCTGGGATTGGTGATCTGCTGGGGCTATGGCGGCATTCTCAGCCTCGGCCAGGGCGTGTTCTTCGGGCTCGGCGGCTACTGCATGGCGATGTTCCTCAAGCTCGAGGCATCGAGCGTCGAGAACACCAAGATCCAGTCGACCCCCGGAATTCCGGACTTCATGGACTGGAATCAGATCACGTCGCTGCCGCTGTTCTGGCAGCCGTTTCACAGTCTCACCTTCACCATCCTCGCCATTATCCTGGTTCCCGGCATCTTCGCGCTGATCATCGGCACCGCGATGTTCAAGCGCCGCGTCGGCGGCACCTATTTCGCGATCATAACCCAGGCGGTTGCGGCCATCCTCACCATCCTGATCGTGGGCCAACAGGGCTATACCGGCGGCATCAACGGCATGACTGATCTGCGGACGCTGAAAGGGTGGGACATCAGGCCCGATCACGCCAAGGTCGTGCTGTACTTCTTCGAGGTCGGATGTCTGCTCGTCTGCATCATGATCGCGCAGTTCGTCCGGCATTCCAAGCTCGGACGCATCCTGGTCGCGATGCGCGAGAAGGAGGATCGCGTCAGGTTCTCCGGCTACAGCGTCGCGAATTTCAAGATCTTCGCCTTCTGCATCGCCGCCGTGTTCGCCGCGATCGGCGGCGCCATGTTCGCACTCAATGTCGGCTTCATGTCGCCGTCCTTCGTCGGCATCGTGCCGTCGATCGAAATGGTGATCTACACCGCGGTCGGCGGACGGTTGTCGATCCTCGGCGCGGTCTACGGCACGCTGCTGGTCAATTTCGCCAAGACCAGCCTGTCGGAGACGTTTCCCGAATTGTGGCTGTTCGGACTTGGCGGATTGTTCATCGCCGTGGTGCTCGCATTTCCGAACGGCCTTGCCGGAATCTGGGGCGACTATGTGCAGCCGCGCATCGACCGCCTGATGCCGTCGCGCAAATCGAAACCCGACGGTTGGACCGATAGCTCGGTCGCCGACGGCGCTCCGGCAGAGTGA
- the urtB gene encoding urea ABC transporter permease subunit UrtB — MFGDYSLGDLGSIFVMQGFAGLILFSVYVLMALGLAIIFGQMGVINMAHGEFMILGAYVTWMTSSFFQSYLPSLFSGYFFLAMILAFIASGALGMLVEWVLIRHLYKRPLDTLLATWGLSLILQQAYRSVFGAREVGVELPQWMLGSLHVTDSIEVPINGVFVMCLTLLITISVAYVMYKSRWGRQVRAVVQNRIMAGAVGINTEKVDRYTFGLGCGIAGIAGSAFTMIGSTGPTSGQLYIVDTFLVVVFGGAASLVGTIASAFSISQTQSTLEFFMSGSMAKVLTLLAVVGILMLRPQGLFALKVRK, encoded by the coding sequence ATGTTCGGCGACTACTCGCTTGGTGATCTCGGCTCCATCTTCGTCATGCAGGGCTTTGCAGGACTGATCCTGTTCTCGGTCTACGTGCTGATGGCGCTCGGGCTTGCGATCATTTTCGGCCAGATGGGCGTCATCAACATGGCCCATGGCGAATTCATGATCCTCGGCGCCTACGTCACCTGGATGACCTCGAGCTTCTTCCAGTCCTATTTACCGAGCCTGTTCAGCGGCTACTTCTTTCTCGCGATGATCCTGGCCTTCATCGCCTCCGGTGCGTTGGGAATGCTGGTGGAATGGGTGCTGATACGGCACCTCTACAAGCGTCCGCTCGACACGCTGCTGGCGACCTGGGGCCTCAGCCTGATCCTGCAGCAGGCCTATCGCTCCGTGTTCGGCGCGCGTGAAGTCGGCGTCGAATTGCCGCAGTGGATGCTGGGATCGCTGCACGTCACCGACAGTATCGAAGTCCCGATCAACGGCGTCTTCGTGATGTGTCTGACCTTGCTGATCACCATCAGCGTCGCCTATGTCATGTACAAATCGCGCTGGGGTCGCCAGGTGCGCGCCGTTGTGCAGAACCGCATCATGGCCGGTGCTGTCGGCATCAACACCGAAAAGGTCGATCGCTACACTTTCGGTCTCGGCTGCGGCATCGCCGGAATCGCCGGCAGCGCCTTCACGATGATCGGCTCGACAGGCCCGACCTCCGGACAGCTCTACATCGTCGACACGTTCCTCGTGGTCGTTTTCGGCGGCGCGGCGAGCCTGGTCGGCACCATCGCCTCGGCCTTCTCGATCTCGCAGACGCAATCCACCCTCGAGTTCTTCATGTCGGGCTCGATGGCCAAGGTGCTGACGCTGCTCGCCGTTGTCGGAATCCTGATGCTGCGGCCGCAAGGGCTGTTCGCCCTCAAGGTCCGCAAGTGA